The Desulfobacterales bacterium region TTCGTCTTGTAACTTGTTGATTTTATTGGGTGGCATTTGAAGCCTTTCGGGTTGTTACGAGTTCATCATAATTGATCTCTTTTAATGGCTAACCCTGAACTCAGCGGCTGGCCAAAAGCTTGCCCGATAAGGCCGCCGCGCTTCTTCCAGTTCGCTGAAGTGATTCGTTCTGCCACAGCTCATATTTCTTCACCATAATAAGATAGTTCCTGAATATGGCCGAATTCTTTTACCTTTGAAATGTGTTTTTTGTCATTCGTTATAAAAATAGCATTACTATAAATTGCCAAAGCTTGATACAAGCAGTCGGTCAACTCAGGATAACCACTTTTTTTGCTCCCCACTCTTGCCATTTCTATAGCTTTCATGCGTACTTCAATATTGGGAACAACAATTTGCAGTATTTCTTGTTTGGCTAATCTTTCAATATATTTTAGATGCAGTTTTACTTCTTTAATGTCGTCAAGATTGCCACAAAGAACTTCTGTTATTTCATCTAGGGCGAGGCTTGGGACTATAATTTGAATTTGTTCTAAAATAGCATCTTTTATAATTTGTTTTGCGGTATTCTGTAA contains the following coding sequences:
- a CDS encoding PIN domain-containing protein; this encodes MANNQYVLDANVFLEYIYCRSLQNTAKQIIKDAILEQIQIIVPSLALDEITEVLCGNLDDIKEVKLHLKYIERLAKQEILQIVVPNIEVRMKAIEMARVGSKKSGYPELTDCLYQALAIYSNAIFITNDKKHISKVKEFGHIQELSYYGEEI